GGAACTATTACTAAATTTTCTTGGACTCCAAAACCTTGGCTTACTGTGAGAACACATGTTCCTCAAGATAAACCTTATACCATTCCTACTCAATTTGATCCTAATTTAGCTTTAGCCATAATTTATGGAGAAACTTTTGAAGAGGCAAAAAAAAGAAGCTTTGAATTTTTAGATGATGTAATAATAGAAGGGTATACCCCAAAGGGAGATAAGCTAATTACTAATATAGAATTTTTGAAAGAAAAATTAGAATTCCTTTATAAATTTTTAGAAACTTAAAAGCTTATGAAAATTGAATGGCACAGAAAAATTAAAGACCTGTTAGACACAGCTATTTATATAAAAGATATAAAAGGTGAAAACTTTTTTAATATTTCTTCTCTGATTGAGGATATATCAAAAGTTTATGAAGATTTTTATCAATATGATGAGAAATTTATAGAAAATTTTATTGTTCAAGTGGAAAATAGGCTCAAATTTATAATTGATGAGGGAGAAAAGACTCTTACTCCATATGAAATTGTTAAAATTGCAAGGCATCCTCAAAGATTTACTCTTCAAGATATTTTGGAAAATGTTTACGATTCTTATATAGAATTGGGAGGAGAAGGGGAATTAAATATAGATCCTGCTGTAGTATGTGCCAAAGCAACTATAGTTAGAAAGGTAGGAAATGAACTTTATTTTCATCAAGTAATGGTTATTGGGCATGAGAAAGGACATGGAGAAGATTTTCGTCAAGGTGGTAGTGCAAAGCCCTGGGGGAATGAAAAAGCTCTTCGTTATATGAAAATGGCAGAAACAGAAGGGATACCAATACATTTTTTTATTTTTACTCCCGGAGCTTATCCTATTGAAGATTATCCTGGTTCAGCTCAACAGATTGCAAGAAACTTATATTATATGGCAAAACTTAGAGTCCCTACTGTAGCTTTTATTTCTGAGGGTGGTTCAGGAGGTGCAGAAGCTATAGGACTTGCTGATAAAAGATTAATGGCTGAAAAGGGATATTATTCAGTTATTAGTCCTGAAGGAGCTGCAGCTATTGAAGCTAAAATAAAAGATGGTAGACCACCAAGGGAATTGGTAGAAAAATGTGCCAAAGCTTTAAAATTAACTGCTAAAGATAATTTAGAATTTGGAGTCATAGATAAAATTATTCCTGAACCTCCACTTGGAGCAAGAAGGAAAGATTATGAATTTTTTAAAAAACTGAGATTTGAATTAATAAAGGCGACTGACGAAGTTATTTTACAAACAAGAAGTTTAAAAATTTTGAGAAAATATGCTCTTTCAAAACAAGATACAGAAGAATTTAAGTTTTTTGTTAATTGGGATTTAGATGAAGATGAAATAGAGATTTTGATAGAAAATAGATATAAAAAATATAGAAAAATGAGTCAATGGGCAGTTTGTGAACCAAAAAGTGTATTTAAAACTTTTTTTGATTTAGGACACACTTTTAGCTTAAAATTTAAAAACGAAATTAAATACAGAATTCTTAAACCTAGTCATAAAACTTTCAAAAAATTCTTTGATGAATTAAGCAGTGAATCTTCTTTACTTTTAAAGCCAGTTTCAGATCCTGTAAAAACAGTTTACAATCTTATAGTAGGTAAGAAAATTAAAACTAAATTGCCTACGCCTATTTTAATTGAAGAAGAAATTACTCCTTATACAAGTCCTTTGGCTTTAGAGGATAAAACTGTAACTTGTCCGGAAGCTGAGAAATACGGATGTCCTGATTTGTGGGTCCCTGATCTGTATGGAGAATTTTGTGGAGTCTGCCCTAATTGTGGATATCATTTTCCATTAGAATATAAATGGTACCTAAATAATATTTTTGATAAAAATAGTGTAAAAACTTTTAATGATGATATAGCTTCAGGGAATCCTTTAGGATATGAAGGTTATGCAGAAAAATTGAAAGAAGCAAGAGAAAAAACAAATTTAAAATCTGCCCTTTTATCTTTTGAAGCAAAAATTGGAGGGATTTCTTTAGTTGCAGTTATGTTAATAGGAGATTTTAGACAAGGTACTGTGGGAGTTGCTGAAGGAGAAAAGTTTATAAGAGCTATCGAACTTGCTAAAATAACACGTCGTCCTTTTTTAGCTCTTGTTCACACCACAGGTGGAATAAGGATACATGAAGGAACTCTGGGATTAATTCAAATGCCAAGATGTACAATGGCTGTAAGAGATTATGTTGATGCAGGTGGTTTATATATAGTGATATACGATAATAATTCCTATGCCGGACCAGTAGCAAGTTTCTTAGGTTCAGCACCTTATCAATTTGCTCTTAAATCTACCAGATTAGGCTTTGCAGGACCAAGGGTAATAAGAGAAACAACAGGTCAAGACGTTGCTCCTGATTATCATAGTGCAGAAAATGCTTTAAAAAGGGGACATATTCAAGGAATTTGGGATAGAAGAGAACTTAGGAAAAATTTATTTAAAGCTTTATTAACTATGGGAGGGAAAAATCTTTATTATAGGTAAAAAATTATGGAAATAGAGCATCAAAAATTAAACTTAATGTTACAAAAGTTTAAAGTTAATCCATATAAAATTTATCCAGTATTAACTCCTCATACAGGATATATAAGAGAATTTAAAGTTAAAGAAGGGGATTTAGTTAAGGGACCTTCTGGTAAATGGCTTGAAAAACCAGGTACTCCACTTTTTATTTTAGAAAGAGAAAGAAATCAAAAAATTATTAGGGCTAAAATAAGTGGAGTGGTTCAAAAATTAAGAATAGATCTTTTAGATAAATTTGTAGAAGCTGAAGAAGTAGTTTTAGAAATAAAACATCCTCTTTCTCAAGAAGAAATTATTTCAGAAATTTTACTCTCAACCCTTTATATTATAAAAGCTCCTGAAACAGCAAGATATATTTTAAGCCCTTCCCTTGCTTCAAAACTTGAAAAACAGGGATTAGGAAAAGTTAAAGTTAAAAAGGGAGAAGAAATTTTAACTATGGCTTTCATGAAAAGAGAAACTCCTATTTATTTTCCAGAAGAGGGGAATTTTGTATTATATCACATTTATTTCACACCTTTCCAATTAGTGGAAAGGGATCAACCTTTAATTGGTTTTTGTTTAGAAGAAAACCTTCCATATTTGCAAAAAATTATAGAAAGAATAAAAGAAGAATGGCCTAATTCTTAAAATTGGATTACTCTATATACTTTCCAGAAATAGGTCAAGAAATTTGGCATTTTAAAAGTCTCCCCAGAGCAATGGAATTTGCTAAAGAGTTAATTTATTTTTTACCAGAAAAAGCTAACGGAAGAATTGTTAAAGCCGATTTTTTATCCGAAGCTAAAGGTAGATTTGATAGAAAATGGTTTGCTCCAAAAGGTGGGCTCTGGATGGCAATTAGCATTTATGATGAATTTTTAATAGAGCACTCATCTCTTATTTCTCTGATTTTCGGTTTGGCTATGTGTAGGTGTGCAAATTATTTTGGTATAAATGAAGCTAAAATTAAATGGATTAATGATCTTCACTTTAATGGGAAAAAAATTGGAGGAGTATTAATTGAAAAATTTGACCATTGGTATATTGCTGGTATAGGACTTAATGTTAATAATGCCTTACCATCAAATCTTCCTGCAATAAGTTTTAAAGAAATATTAGGCAAAGAAATATCCATTTTTCAAGTTTTAGAAAATATTCTTTATTGGTTAAGATATTACTTTGGCTTTTTAAGGTTTTATGAAAGAAAAAAACTTGAAGAAGAAAATTTAACTAATCTAATAGTAGAAGATTTTAAATTATTTTCAGATACAATAGGAAGATGTATAATTTACACCCATGATCTCGATGAAGAAGAAATTTTAGCCATAGGAAAAGCTTTTGATATTACAGAAAAAGGCACCCTTTTAATAAGAGATACTTCTTCAGAAGAAATTTTAGAAATTTTTTCTGGAGAAATTTTTTATATTTTATAGAATTTATAGAATTTATAATCCAAATAGGTATAATATTTTTGTAGGGGAGTGAAAGAAAAGGATTTTACTTTTAATGTTTTAATACTTTCTACCATAGCTTTTGCACAAGAAAGAGTAGTAGCATATGGTATATCCAATTCCATAGTATATCTTCTTATAAGATAGGCATCATCTTTGCTTTCTTTACCTTTAGCAGTATTAAT
The window above is part of the Thermodesulfobacterium geofontis OPF15 genome. Proteins encoded here:
- a CDS encoding acetyl-CoA carboxylase carboxyl transferase subunit alpha/beta, translated to MKIEWHRKIKDLLDTAIYIKDIKGENFFNISSLIEDISKVYEDFYQYDEKFIENFIVQVENRLKFIIDEGEKTLTPYEIVKIARHPQRFTLQDILENVYDSYIELGGEGELNIDPAVVCAKATIVRKVGNELYFHQVMVIGHEKGHGEDFRQGGSAKPWGNEKALRYMKMAETEGIPIHFFIFTPGAYPIEDYPGSAQQIARNLYYMAKLRVPTVAFISEGGSGGAEAIGLADKRLMAEKGYYSVISPEGAAAIEAKIKDGRPPRELVEKCAKALKLTAKDNLEFGVIDKIIPEPPLGARRKDYEFFKKLRFELIKATDEVILQTRSLKILRKYALSKQDTEEFKFFVNWDLDEDEIEILIENRYKKYRKMSQWAVCEPKSVFKTFFDLGHTFSLKFKNEIKYRILKPSHKTFKKFFDELSSESSLLLKPVSDPVKTVYNLIVGKKIKTKLPTPILIEEEITPYTSPLALEDKTVTCPEAEKYGCPDLWVPDLYGEFCGVCPNCGYHFPLEYKWYLNNIFDKNSVKTFNDDIASGNPLGYEGYAEKLKEAREKTNLKSALLSFEAKIGGISLVAVMLIGDFRQGTVGVAEGEKFIRAIELAKITRRPFLALVHTTGGIRIHEGTLGLIQMPRCTMAVRDYVDAGGLYIVIYDNNSYAGPVASFLGSAPYQFALKSTRLGFAGPRVIRETTGQDVAPDYHSAENALKRGHIQGIWDRRELRKNLFKALLTMGGKNLYYR
- a CDS encoding biotin--[acetyl-CoA-carboxylase] ligase, coding for MDYSIYFPEIGQEIWHFKSLPRAMEFAKELIYFLPEKANGRIVKADFLSEAKGRFDRKWFAPKGGLWMAISIYDEFLIEHSSLISLIFGLAMCRCANYFGINEAKIKWINDLHFNGKKIGGVLIEKFDHWYIAGIGLNVNNALPSNLPAISFKEILGKEISIFQVLENILYWLRYYFGFLRFYERKKLEEENLTNLIVEDFKLFSDTIGRCIIYTHDLDEEEILAIGKAFDITEKGTLLIRDTSSEEILEIFSGEIFYIL